The stretch of DNA TCCGATTTGACTCACTTTTGTATTTGATCGACCTTCATTTTGTGCAGCTTGTCCAGGGCATTGCGCTCGTTAAGGGCCTTGCTGAATTTGCCGCCCAGCTCCTTGATTTGCGTCTCGAAGTtggcctgttgctgctgcagtgcctccATCTGGATGCACAGCTTCTcgtgctggctctgctgctcctcctgtgtgGTTTTAtctataaattattgaaatgatGGATTACTCAGCTCAGATTGGTTATCATTTGCTGCACAAACGCGTTTCAATCTCCAGCTTCAGCGCCTTATTCTCCTCCTTCAGGGCAATGTTATCCTCCAGCAGCGTGAACATATCATGCTCGGGGTCCTGTTCATTGTAGTCCGGCTCCCGAACGCGACTTCTGCTGCGTGTCTTCGCCTCCTGGGTGCGGAACTTGGCCACCGGTATGCGTCCGCGTCGCTCCATCCTGCACTACTTCACTGCGGGTTAGcgaaataaaaggaaaatgtaattatatatttgtttaattggTTGAACTTAGACTGTGCTTACGTTTGTCTCTTACAAGCCTTAAAGCGTTAGCGTTATCCTTAACCCTTATGAtaaccaaatgcaaaatgtgtcTTAAAAGCTGCCAATCACCAACAAATGCTGTGCgtgaatatgtgtgtgtgtatgggtatgggaatgtgatagtgtgtgtgtgtgctgcatgcatgtgtgtccTTCCTGGGATATCCGTTCCCTCAAAGTGCTGCACATCCCACATTGAAAACGACTTGCCATTTTACttgttctttttattatttgcagtTTACACAGTTTTCTTTTAGTATTTTTCCGTTTACCCCGCCCGCTTTTCCCACTCCTGCTTTATGGGTATTTCTGTTTTATATATAAACTTTACATATAGATGTATTTCTTGTGGATCATTTTCTTATTCGGATCTCTTTAttttgtctgctctgctcagctgCTGAAAGTGTGAAATGTATCTCAGAAGGTGGTGGCCAAAACGCATTTGGAATGCCTGCCGAAATGTTGCTACGAAACTAAATGTGCCACACGCCCCTCAACGCTCAATGTGGGGGGGTATGGGATTGGAGAAGCCTTGTCCTAAACATTGTCTTAGCTTGGCTTTAGAAATAGTTTTGCTTTTGAGTGCAGAAGCGTTTCCtttttgtatgtatggtaTCTTCCTGCTGTtagaattattattaatattcttaaatatttaatttttttgttgttgttttttttttttgctaatttcttATGCATACAACTTCCCATAACTCTCCTTTGCCTTCGCCGTAACTaaaatttcagttttttcttGTCACTTGTagtgtaaaaaataaaaataaaaaacgaaagtttgtacacacacaaaaaaaaagtctaGAGTTTCGTACAACTAATTTCATTCGCtactcttttgctttttgcatccACTTTAAATGTattatgcatacattttggagattttttgtttcttctttcaattttgtttttcactcaattttataaaaataactaATCGAAGGCGGCTTAGAgctctttgtgttttttctttttctcttaaTGATGTTGTGAGTGGTTTCTATATGCTTTTACATTagattattatttgtttttttttttcacttttgtttcgCTCTTCTCCTCTCTTAAATTTGGTTTAAATAGCTTTATAGTTAAGAGGGTTGCTTGTTTCTTCTTCATAGATGATTCGCTTTTAAGAATAGtgtattttttctttcctttttacAGCTAATTTCTTTAGATTTATCTTTGGATAATCATCATGTAtcatgtgtgtttttgtgttataaATACTTTACATGtctttacttttaatttgtttataatttacaaCGTTCTTCTTTATACGTCTGGTATATTCTTcgtttctttctcttttcttttattttttttgcgtaTAGCTTATTATTtgttatacttttttttttctttaatatatgtgaagttttttttcttcgaaCAGTAGGGAGACCCTCAGGATTTGAGGTTTTAAATACAGATCTGTTATTTGAGATGAGAAAGTGGTGTTAGGGTGAGATTTAGGGTAAGGAGAAGGTTAATTtatcggtttcagtttcattttgaGCCGTTTTCGTAGAAATcacaataattaaaagtagGTAATAGtttttttataataataataataaatcaaataaacaaaaacaatgcaaattcATAAAGCTTTGTACTGAAAGGTAAAAACTGAACAAAACGTTTCGATTAAGGTCTAGAAAGACGCATATGCTAAGGCTATAAACGATAAAGATGGCCTTAGGAAGAACGTTCGTTGTTCTTCCCTAAGCGAAAACACaagtttggtttttgtttttgttataatCAACGAAATACTGTGGTTtacgaaaacgaaaagatTCGTAGATATCCTATATCCTATTTATATGTCAAATATActctatatgtttatgtatgtatatgtaaatcaGTTAATGTTTCATTTACCCTGCCTTTCACTGAACTTGGACTTGAACTCTTCAATAGGAGATTCTGTTAcaccatttcattttttgtttaattttcttttccatttctatttatttattatttatttgatttcgatACGGGTTTGTGTGGGATCGAAGAAAAGCGTCTTAGCATCTCGTTTAAGGAACGTGTTGTgatacaaatgaaaatcaatggCTGGCTATTCTGTTGCCAGTCGATGCTGTTGTTCTGTTCTTTCGGTTGTGTGTTTAAAAACCAATAcatttgattcgattcgatttggtCAAATTATCATTCGTTGTCGAATGGTTTGGGAATGCCCCATGTCACTATAGATTGTTAAATGTTTCATCTGAAAAtgtggtgtgtttgtgttgttttacGTACGCTGTACGTAtatttgctgtttgttctCTTTGGTGTTTTCTCTAAAGATCTTCGATGAAGCTGCGCAGCTTGTCAATGAAGGGCCTTCGGTTTCTGGATGAGTGTTCGACCTCCAGCTTGTACCACTTTTCGAAGGACTCCTTGGGTATCACCTCGGAGTCGTACAGCACGCTGAATGCATTACAGATGGTCTCACAGGCGGCCATCTCGTCCTCCAGTTCGGTCATGAAGTGCTCCTGCAGTGAGTTAACTGTCGCATCGATGCAGGCGATATCCAGCGGCTCCTTTGCGTCGATGCATAGCCGCAACAGGGGCGTGCACCGGTTCCTGAAGCACTCGGCGTTTAACTGAAGCGATGTGGAGCTGCTCTGGGAGCCGCCCTTGCCGGGtgccttgttgttgttggttgttgcaATCACAGTTAGTGCGATATCACAGCATAGAAATCGAGTGAGCTCCCTCACAAAGTCGACAGTGATGCCCACATTGGTGTTGATATAATCCATTGCCATGTCGCCGGACTGTCCCAGCAGATACCTGATGCGCACCACATGGTCCTCCGGGGAACGCTGCAGCGGCGTGAGCTTTACTCGCTGGCCTCCACCAGTCTGACCCTGGCTGGGGTCCAGGAAGAAGAATTTGTTCGTCTTGACAAAATCGCGATGCTTGCGACAGTCGCCCCAGAACATCTGGCCGCGATCCAGCTTGAGGTCGCTGTGCCATAGCTTTCGTATGTAGCCAGCTCCGAATTCACGCACAAAATAGTTAACGaaggcaaacacaaagcaCTGCGTGACTTCAAAATTGTCCTGCCAACGCCGCTGCCAGACATCCTTGAGGTCCAGACGACCCACATGCATGATGGGGCCTACAAACTCGAACAAATATCCCATGCATTTGGGCACATCCACCAGCAGTTCTGGCAGCCCTTCGCCAAATTTCGCATATGCCTGGGCAAACGTCGCCTTGTCTACAGCCTCCTTAGTCATCAGGAACGCAAAGACATTAGCACAGGccagcctctgctgctgcctcactGTCCCCTGGTGCAAGTAGTTTCCGAGCAGGTAATGCACCACGGCAGCATGGTGTTTCGACTGATGCGACCGCCACATTTTCAGCACTTCCGGCTGCCAGTTGCGTTCGTTGATGGCCTCATCCACTAGTTTAGAAATCAGCTCCTGGCACTGTTTCCCATCCAAGGGCGAGTGGTTTTGTGACGGCTCCTGGCTGCTATTTCTATTGCTGCTCGCTGGTTGTGGGGCAGCGCCAGCCGACGATGGCtgcgactgctgttgctgatacGGCGAATACGTAATGTTCTGTCCCCCTGGGGTTGCGCGCTTCAAAAGGCTGGTGGGTGGTCCACCCGATGAGGTGCCACTCACCGGGCGGTTGCTAACATTGCGCCATTGATAGTGCGACGAATGGCCCAACTTGGCGCTCGAGTCATCGTTTGCGTTGCTGGTGTTGAAGCGCAGCTTATTGAGATCTATGCTGAGGGCCTGGTtgtcctgttgttgtttgttgggcATCTTCTGCAGAAAgtagttgctgctgtcgtGGCCATGGCCCCCGctgtgctgatgctgcttctgctgctgaaagCTGCCCGCCTGTGAGCCCGAGCTGCCTCGTcccccatgctgctgctgttgatccTTGGAGTCatcgtgctgctgcttgtgacGCTGACGACCGCTCAGTTGCTGCGGCGTGACAGGCTGATCCCAGTTCCGCCCGCGAAGATCCAGCACATCTTGCATCATGAAACGCACGCGGCTGCTTATCTTGAACTGCGGCTGGCGATGCGCCGTGCCACGTGAGCGGTTCACAATGTCCTGAATGCGCCGGAATATCTTCTCGTTGCGATCCCTCAGCTGATACTGGTCGGGCAGGGTGCTCTCCAGCAGGTGGCCCACTGTTGTCAGCAGCTTGCACATGTACTCGAGCTTCTCCTCGCAGCCGTGCTCCAGCAGCGACTCCACGCAGTGCAGCACACGGTCGCTGGTCAGAGACTGCAGCTTGTAGAGCTCTCCAATAAAGCGGACAGTACCCCAGGCGCGACGCCGGAATTGATACTCCAGATCCTCCATCTCTGCACGCAGCTCGGCCTTTCGTGTGGCATCTGTGCTCTGATTCATTTTGTCCAGTGTGGGCTGCAGCCTCTTTGtcttggcattggcatcgtTCACATTTGACTCGAACTCGTGCTGAATGCGAGTTATCAACGAAGACGTGAACAGCGACTTGTTCTCGGCCTTGATCTCGTGGAACAAAACTTTGCAGAATCGCGCATATGTGGGTGCGAAGTTCGGCTCACTGATGGTCTTCTCAAAGATCAGCAGCATCACCTGGAAAGGGTTTCAAATAGAAgcttaaattatataaattatatttatatataaattcttACATTTGTCATTTTGCTCTCGGTATCCATTTTGATGCTGGACATCTCCTTGAGCAGAACATCAAAGTTATCCGGCGTTAGCTTGTTCAGTATGCCGCGCACTTTCTTTAGGACGCCATCAATGTCGCCATCATCCTCtgagccaccgccaccggcactggcactggcaccacTACTCACCGCAGCGGGTGCCTTGCGACGCAACGGCTCCGGCTGCCACGCATTCTCGCACTCTGACAGCTTGATCTCCTCTTTAAGCGACAGCTGCACCCGTATAATGTCCATGTGGCGTTGGTTTGAGCTCgaactgccgccgctgctgctgctcgctgcacCCATGTTGCCCATCATATTACCCGATCCGGAGGCCATCTGCTGGTGGCCGCCATCGTGATGCTTCTTACTCGAGCCGCCATGACCGCGCCCGCGCTTGCCCGGCACAAAGTCCATTGATTCGTTGAAGTTCATGTGCTGAAACTGCggaagatgctgctgctgctggtggttgtggtgctgcACATATGCATGCGGATGTATGATCATGCGGGACACAAACAGCTGCGAGATGCAGTCACCCTTCTGGCAGGGCACCAACGGTGGCTTTTGAGACACGGGCAGTTCGCATAGCTTGCGCAATTCGTCCATGCTGTATCGGATAAGCTTCACTGCAGTTGTGGCCGTCACAGGCGAAGCAGGCGGTAATTCTtcatgttgttgtttcttgccGCCGCCTCTGGGCTTTGGCGAATCCGCATGTTTGCGTCTATTGTGTACGGGAGagctctttttgctgctcgacgtgctgctggagttgcgaccggcgctgctgccgctgctgcttatCGCTGTCGATATATCAGTCGTGGTTGTACTCTGTTTGGGAGCGCAGTCCACGTAGTCGTTGCTGGTGGTGGTACTGCTGCTACTCTCCGTGATGGCCACCAACGCGGCGGCGACGGCTGTCTCTACGCTCGGCACCGATATGTGGCTGCTGTGCGATGAAAGCTCATCGCGTGGATCCTCGCTAGGCTCCGTTACCGTCGTACTGGACCACGTGGAGCTGCAGATGAAACTACTGGCGGTGGTCTCGATCTCGCGAGAATCGTCATTGAAGTCTCCAAACTTCAGATCAGCCACGGCGACACTCTCCTCACTCTTCGATTGCTCcacactgcactgcaccaTAGATTGgctgctctcctcctctccACACGTCGAACCGCTGCTGTTGAGGAACTGTAGTTGTGGAGGCGTCTCCCCCTCCTGGGTATCCTCAGTGTATTTGTTGGGGCTATTTGTTTGCAAGAATTTCGAGACGATTTCATCGATTGGTATGTGTGGTTTTTCCTCCgctacaaaaatatcaaagaaaataaaagaaaagagacAGATTTCAGGGTCAGATTTCTGCCTTTTTCTGGAATTCAATGGCAATGTACTCACGTTTCTCATTTGCTATGACTTCATCATTTtcgtcattgttgttgttgttttggcaaATCTGTGGTGCCTCCTCTTTGGGTTGCACGTGTTGTGGTTTGTCACTTAGACTAGAACTTACGCTAGAATTATTGCTAGATGATGCACTAAGCTTATCAGTCGTCGGTTGCGCCTTCTCTTCAACaattgctcctgctgcagcctCTGCCTCCCCTTTGGATGTGTCTGCTAGCAGGattcctcctgcagctgctgctgctgtttcttcgGTCAAAGTGATttcagaagcagcagagttATTGCTGGTATTTGTCGCTGTTTCTGATGCTTGCAAGCTACCACTGGGGCTGTGGATGACGCTGCTGCCTTGACTCTGGTCGCTGTTGTAGCTTGTGGTAGATGTTGGtttgttcacttttttcttttcgatttCTTTTGCCCGTTTTACAGCCTTCCGATGCTTTTTGCTAGTTGGGTTGATGATTGTGGCGCCGGTAAGCAGTGCCACAGCTGGCGTCATGCGAGTCAGTGGCTGTGCGTAAGCCACTGGGCCAGATCTTCCTCCAGCTTGGTTATGCAGCtgaggctgctgttgctgctgctgcagctgcttcctCTGTTGTTGCGTCTGTTTAGGCTGATGGGTGGGCGTGGAGGCGGCCGATGAGGATGTTCCTGAAGTTGTTGTGCTCGACGACATGCGCTGCAGCAACGGCCGCGGTACATTTGCTGGTTTTTCGCTGGTTGAAATCAAAGGCTCGACCGAAGCTGCAGTTGGAATTGGAGCTGCGGTGGTGGCAATGGATTTCGTGTTCTTCTGTGCtgtcagctgttgctgctcctttgtCTCCACCTCTTCTAAAGCAAGCATCGAATCGTTTCTGGACAGAATGGTGATTCGCGATTTACCAGTGGCGGCTGCTTCGGCCACGTCATTCGCTATAGATGCGGGCGTGGCGGTACCTAAAGTtgtttaatttacttttagTTCTGTCTGGATTTGGAGTTGTGACTGTGAGCTTACTTTGTTTGTTGGCCGACTTGGGACGCGGCTGCTggttatgctgctgctgctgcggctgctcttcTTCTCGTTCGTCTACACTTTGCGAAGAATTTGACTCTTTACTGTCAAGGGTCGCCGGTACATTATCCACTGAAACatagaaaatatagaaatttagatacaaaatgtcaaaagtaATATCTAAGTATTTTCCTCAATCTGTCAAACTCTTGCAATTTGTgacttatttttttgctgtttgcttttgttcaacaatttcaaattgaaatttgtgtggaaatttGTTTCTGTCTGTCAAGAACAGGTTACTACGTTCTCTGAATAATTAGAGAATTAAAGGGTCAAAAGGGTTTAATGACTCACCATCGCTTGACTGCCAGAAACTGAGATGATCGTCGGCTACATGGCTCGCATTGGCCAGTATATCCTTGACAATGGTGCTTATCTGATCCTTATCCGTTGTACAGGGCGGCATTGAGACGGGCGAGTTGCCGTCCTGATCCCCATCTAGATTCACAAAGACTAGACCACCAATTTTGTCGGGCGAGGGCTCATCCACCATCATTCCAGTGCCATCATCCAACTCAGGCGGCAGCAGAGAGTTTGATGAAGAATCAACCGCCATCAGAATGGGAGATAGAACCCGGTACTGGGCCAACGTTTCATTGTCCTGTGATGTGTCTGGAGTCAGCGTTGTGTCTGGACTCGTTTCCTTTTTAACAAACACCGAGCTGCTCGTATCGAGCACCTCATAGGTATCCGGATGTATGATCGGTATGGCATGACGGCGCTCTCGAACCTTCTCCGGGACAATGGCCAACGGTTGGCCAACTGCTACAGCTGCCGCTTGCGGTGCCACCAATGGGGCGCCGGTGGTGAAGCCTCCTCCGGCCACGGCGGGTACTCCAGTTACTCCGCTCTGCACTGCAGTAGCCACACCTGCtacactcacacccacaccaggTGGAACTACTCCTGGCACATTGGCCCCTGCCAATGCTGATGGAGCATTGCTGGTCGGCTGCATGTGTGGATTAAATGCGTGCAGACCAGCGCCAACGCCTCCGCCGGGcgttgtggttgtgggtggCACTGTCAGCATTTGCGCTGCATTCATCCCAGTGGGAGGTCCCAGGGCTAAGCCCGGTATAAAGTTCGGCTGTATATGATATGCAGATGGTCCGTTGAGTGCACCGTTGCGAGCGGCCATCATAGGCGCCACAGATCCTGGCGCCGTTTGGCCGACCATCGGGGAACGCGGCGTACCGGGTGCTACCACCGTACATGTATATAAGTTCTGATGCTGGGGCGTCGCCGAGCGCTGGCGTGGGCCCCTGTGAGAGTTGCTTCCGCTGTTCACATTGCTGGGGACCTGGTAGTACTGTATCTGGCCAGCTGGTGGGCCAgtgttcagctgctgctgctgctgctgggctgccgtctgcagctgcttctgatGTGACTGTGCGGCTGCCGCATAAAAGGCGGCAGCTTGGGCCCCGCCAGCTCCGTTCTGGAATTGCACCGTGGGCTGCATGCCCATCAGCTGTGCGACTTGATGGAATGGTATGTAGGAGGTGGTCAGATAGGCTGCCGGTGCGGCTCCACTTCCATTGCCGCCGGGGGTCGAGATCAGTCCAGCTGACTGCGAATAGTGTGGCGGCATGCCCGTATTGTTTAGGGCCCGGGACAGGCTGGTGTTGCTATTGGAGGACGACAGCACTCCATTGCCATGCCCACCATGGCCGACGTGCGTATGTTGCACCAGAGAATTGTTGCTGGCGGCGGCGCTCAATTGGGGTCCAGCGCCGCCGCCAAtgctggcattgttgttgccagaCGGGTGGGCGACGTATGTAGGAGGTGGATAGTAGAGcacctgctgttgttgttggtgaagctgctgctgctgctgctggtgttgctgctgctgctgttgctgtagatGATGTTGCGCcgccacttgctgctgctgctgttgttgttgctgttgttggtgctgttggagcagctgctgctgatgaaggTTGCTGTGATTGTTCACGTACAGGGCGTGGACCTGCTGCGGATCCTGTTGGGCGATCTgcgtctgctgttgctgctgctgctgtgtcggATGATGCAACAGTGTGCTCcttgtctgttgctgctgctgctgctggaggtgaTGGTGGTGCGAATGCGCCGtctggtggtggttgtggttctGATGGTGTGTTGACTGTGGCCTTGTTCCCTTCCCACCCCCTCCCGTTTGCAGGAACATGGGAGGACCTTCGCAGGATCTGCACGCACGCATTCACGCCgagcacagacagacaaaaccacacacacacggaaagtGTAACCAAAAGCACCGGCACGAGCGGCGCccagcaaacagaacaaatgtacaacaaaTCGTTATGTTAGtaagatggaaatggaaatgaaaatgccagTTTGCAGATTATTGTAAAAAGCGTTTTGCAtgcatgtgggtgtgggtgtgtggatgtgggtgtgtggggaaTATGTTGGGTGGTGACAATGGAAGAAGGATTAGGAGTCGGAGGAAAGCAACCCAAAAAGCAGCACttcatgcaaattaaaatggtttgttgttgtctcaCTTATGACTAAGGGAATTAAGTTCTAAAAACACTTAAGCAATATAGTAtgcactctctgcctctcgctctctcttgccaCTCAATTGAGCGGCGCATCATCAATTGGCATgatgtcacacacacactgtctAACGGGGCGTGAAAATATCCAAACCGGGGGTGATCGAAGATGGCCAACGCTCTGACATTCGCCGCTGCCTTATCTGCGGATTTTATCAATGGCAAaacagttgttgttgcggcaCGTCTGAGTGTCGCTAAACAAACGGGCGGTCTTAAGCGATGACACACAACAACAGGTTGTAAAGGCGTtcagcacaacaacaaaaaaaactaaacttgAACAAAGAAGCATCAGAAGGAGGTCCCCCGCGACTGGCGTGGGAGCAACCCCAACCTGTTTGGCAGTGCAACAATTTCCACGGCCCACATAAAATCAACA from Drosophila subobscura isolate 14011-0131.10 chromosome O, UCBerk_Dsub_1.0, whole genome shotgun sequence encodes:
- the LOC117897943 gene encoding eukaryotic translation initiation factor 4G; this translates as MPPHYSQSAGLISTPGGNGSGAAPAAYLTTSYIPFHQVAQLMGMQPTVQFQNGAGGAQAAAFYAAAAQSHQKQLQTAAQQQQQQLNTGPPAGQIQYYQVPSNVNSGSNSHRGPRQRSATPQHQNLYTCTVVAPGTPRSPMVGQTAPGSVAPMMAARNGALNGPSAYHIQPNFIPGLALGPPTGMNAAQMLTVPPTTTTPGGGVGAGLHAFNPHMQPTSNAPSALAGANVPGVVPPGVGVSVAGVATAVQSGVTGVPAVAGGGFTTGAPLVAPQAAAVAVGQPLAIVPEKVRERRHAIPIIHPDTYEVLDTSSSVFVKKETSPDTTLTPDTSQDNETLAQYRVLSPILMAVDSSSNSLLPPELDDGTGMMVDEPSPDKIGGLVFVNLDGDQDGNSPVSMPPCTTDKDQISTIVKDILANASHVADDHLSFWQSSDVDNVPATLDSKESNSSQSVDEREEEQPQQQQHNQQPRPKSANKQSTATPASIANDVAEAAATGKSRITILSRNDSMLALEEVETKEQQQLTAQKNTKSIATTAAPIPTAASVEPLISTSEKPANVPRPLLQRMSSSTTTSGTSSSAASTPTHQPKQTQQQRKQLQQQQQQPQLHNQAGGRSGPVAYAQPLTRMTPAVALLTGATIINPTSKKHRKAVKRAKEIEKKKVNKPTSTTSYNSDQSQGSSVIHSPSGSLQASETATNTSNNSAASEITLTEETAAAAAGGILLADTSKGEAEAAAGAIVEEKAQPTTDKLSASSSNNSSVSSSLSDKPQHVQPKEEAPQICQNNNNNDENDEVIANEKPEEKPHIPIDEIVSKFLQTNSPNKYTEDTQEGETPPQLQFLNSSGSTCGEEESSQSMVQCSVEQSKSEESVAVADLKFGDFNDDSREIETTASSFICSSTWSSTTVTEPSEDPRDELSSHSSHISVPSVETAVAAALVAITESSSSTTTSNDYVDCAPKQSTTTTDISTAISSSGSSAGRNSSSTSSSKKSSPVHNRRKHADSPKPRGGGKKQQHEELPPASPVTATTAVKLIRYSMDELRKLCELPVSQKPPLVPCQKGDCISQLFVSRMIIHPHAYVQHHNHQQQQHLPQFQHMNFNESMDFVPGKRGRGHGGSSKKHHDGGHQQMASGSGNMMGNMGAASSSSGGSSSSNQRHMDIIRVQLSLKEEIKLSECENAWQPEPLRRKAPAAVSSGASASAGGGGSEDDGDIDGVLKKVRGILNKLTPDNFDVLLKEMSSIKMDTESKMTNVMLLIFEKTISEPNFAPTYARFCKVLFHEIKAENKSLFTSSLITRIQHEFESNVNDANAKTKRLQPTLDKMNQSTDATRKAELRAEMEDLEYQFRRRAWGTVRFIGELYKLQSLTSDRVLHCVESLLEHGCEEKLEYMCKLLTTVGHLLESTLPDQYQLRDRNEKIFRRIQDIVNRSRGTAHRQPQFKISSRVRFMMQDVLDLRGRNWDQPVTPQQLSGRQRHKQQHDDSKDQQQQHGGRGSSGSQAGSFQQQKQHQHSGGHGHDSSNYFLQKMPNKQQQDNQALSIDLNKLRFNTSNANDDSSAKLGHSSHYQWRNVSNRPVSGTSSGGPPTSLLKRATPGGQNITYSPYQQQQSQPSSAGAAPQPASSNRNSSQEPSQNHSPLDGKQCQELISKLVDEAINERNWQPEVLKMWRSHQSKHHAAVVHYLLGNYLHQGTVRQQQRLACANVFAFLMTKEAVDKATFAQAYAKFGEGLPELLVDVPKCMGYLFEFVGPIMHVGRLDLKDVWQRRWQDNFEVTQCFVFAFVNYFVREFGAGYIRKLWHSDLKLDRGQMFWGDCRKHRDFVKTNKFFFLDPSQGQTGGGQRVKLTPLQRSPEDHVVRIRYLLGQSGDMAMDYINTNVGITVDFVRELTRFLCCDIALTVIATTNNNKAPGKGGSQSSSTSLQLNAECFRNRCTPLLRLCIDAKEPLDIACIDATVNSLQEHFMTELEDEMAACETICNAFSVLYDSEVIPKESFEKWYKLEVEHSSRNRRPFIDKLRSFIEDL